Proteins encoded in a region of the Misgurnus anguillicaudatus chromosome 9, ASM2758022v2, whole genome shotgun sequence genome:
- the zcchc10 gene encoding zinc finger CCHC domain-containing protein 10 — MATPMHRLIARRQAEANKQGVRCQKCLEYGHWSYECKGKRKYLYRPSRTAEMKKKLKDTESKALDETGPGIVQQSEKKTKKKRSSSSSGSSSDSSSSSSDSSSDSSDSSSSSSSSEDSSSDSEDSSSSSSSSSSSDSDSDSSSSSDQGPPKKRKKKK; from the exons ATGGCGACTCCCATGCATAGATTGATCGCTCGTAGACAAGC AGAGGCAAACAAACAAGGTGTTCGTTGTCAGAAATGTCTAGAATATGGTCACTGGTCTTACGAGTGCAAAGGGAAAAGAAAATATCTCTATCGGCCATCCAGGACAGCTGAGATGAAAAAGAAGCTGAAAGACACCGAAAGCAAAGCTTTAGATGAAACTGG ACCTGGAATAGTACAACAAAGTGAgaaaaagacaaagaaaaaaag GTCCTCCTCCAGCTCCGGCAGTAGCAGTGATTCTTCAAGCTCTTCTAGCGATTCTTCCTCAGACAGCAGTGATTCCTCCAGCTCCTCATCCTCATCTGAAGACAGCAGCAGTGACAGTGAAGACAGTTCCAGCTCATCTTCTTCTTCATCCTCTTCTGACTCCGATTCAGATTCCTCAAGCAGTTCTGACCAAGGTCcaccaaaaaaaagaaagaagaagaaatga